The genomic interval GGGTCTCGGGGCCGCCCGCAACATCGGTCTGGAGCGCGTCGACACTCCGTTCGTCGGATTCCTGGACGCCGATGACGAGCTGACCCCGCACGCGATCGAGCGGTGGCTGCGCACTCTCGACGAGTCCGGCAGCGACTTCGTCGCGGCGGCCTATGTGCGCTCCCGCCTCATCGACGGCGTGTACCGCCCCGGCCGCGTGCAGCCGTGGGTCTCGGATGCCACGAACCCGCGCCGTCTGGGTATGACCCTGGCAGACCACCCGGCGGCATCAGCGAACATCGTCGCGTGGTCGAAGCTCAGCCGCACGCCACTGTGGGACGACCTGCGCTTTCCCGAGAACGTCGCCTACGAGGATCAGGTCGTCGCGCAGCGGATGTACACCGAAGCTCGCGCGTTCGATGTGATCCCCGATGTCGCTGTGCATTGGCGACTGCGCGCCGACGGCACCTCGATCACGCAGGGCAAGTCGCAGCTGCCGGTGCTGCACGACTATCTCGCGGCCCTCCTTGGCGGCATCGACGTGCTGACCGCGGCCCGACAGAGCGAGGCGGTGCGCACCCGCATCGCGCTCATCCGCGCCATGGATCTTCCGCCGCTGCAGCGCATCGCCGCGCAGCATCCGGATCCCGCCTACCGTGCCGCTCTCGAGGCGTTCCAGACAGCCCTGCGCGCCCTGCCGGAATACGACGCGGCGCGCCCCGACTCGACTCTGGCCGCGGCCCTGGCATGGTGATCGGATGAATCTCGACGCACTGTTCTCGCTGCGTGGCCTGACCGCCGTCGTGACCGGCGGCTCGTCAGGGATCGGCCGTGGCATCGCCCTCGCGCTGGCCGGCGCTGGGGCATCCGTCGTCATCGTCGCCCGCGACCGCGCTCGCGTCGACGCGACCGTCGCCGAGATCGCCGCCGCCGGCGGCCTGGCTGCTGGCATCGCCGGCGACCTCAGCACGCGCGACGGCATTCGTGCAGCGGCGGATGCTGCCGCCGAGCCGTTCGGTGAACCGGACATCCTGGTGAACTCCGCCGGCATCAACCTGCGACCGCCGTTCGGCGAGATCGACATGGACGTGTGGGATACCACGATGACCGTCAACCTCGAGGCACCGTTCCTGCTGAGTCAGCGCTTCGCGCCTGGCATGGTCGAGCGCGGGTTCGGTCGTCTGATCCATGTCAGCTCGCAGCAGGCGCATCGCGCCTTCGTCACCAGCGGCGTGTACGGCGTCTCCAAGGGCGGGCTGGAGTCCCTGACGCGCTCACAGGCCGAGGCCTGGTCGGCGAACGGGGTCACGGCGAACACGCTCGTGCCCGGATTCGTGCTGACACCGCTGAACGCCAGACTGCAGCAGGACACCGAGAAGGTGCGGCAGCTGGCAGAGCGCACCATGGTCGGCCGCAACGGCGTCCCCGAGGATTTCGCCGGAATCGCGGTGTTCCTCGCCGGCCGCTCTTCGGGCTACATCACAGGGCAATCACTGTTCGTCGACGGCGGCCTGTCGGTGCACTGACCGTACGCCGGGTCAGGATTCGCGATCGTCGATCACGCGCGACGCGGCCAGCTGCTGCGCGGCAAGGCTCGAGTACAGCCCACCCTGTGCCAGCAGTTCGGTGTGCGTGCCGGATTCGACGATGCGGCCCGCGTCGACGACATGGATCATGTCCGCCGCGATCACGGTCGAGAGCCGGTGCGCGATCGAGAGCGTCGTGCGCCCCTGCGCTGCGGTGTCCAGCGCGTCCTGCACCACGCGCTCCGACACGGTGTCGAGGGCCGAGGTCGCCTCGTCGAGCAGCAGCACGGGCGGATCCTTCAGCAGCACTCGCGCGATCGCGATGCGCTGCTTCTCGCCGCCGGAGAGGCGGTAGCCGCGTTCGCCGACGACCGTGTCGTACCCCTGCTCGAAGCCGGCGATGACGTGGTGGATGTTCGCGGCGCGACAGGCGCGCTCGAGATCGGCGTCGGTGGCGTCCGGTTTCGCGTACCGCAGGTTCTCTCGGATGGTCGCGTGAAAGAGGTACGTCTCCTGCGAGACGATCCCGATCTGATCGATGATGGATGCCTGCTTCAGGCTGCGCACATCGGCGCCCGAGAATCGCACCGTGCCGGCCGAGGCCTCGTACAGCCGAGGCGCGAGGTAGAGGATCGTCGTCTTGCCTGCGCCGGAGGGACCGACGAATGCGACGTGCATGCCGGGGTCCGCAGTGAACGAGACGCCGTCCAGCGTCGGGCGAGTGTCGGGCGCAGCATCCGGATAGCGGAAGACCACATCCTCGAACGCGATCCGTCCCCGCGGACCCGGCGCCTCGGCGACATCGATCGCATCGGGGCGATCGCTGATCTGCGGCACCATGTCGAGGTACTCGAAGATGCGCGCGAACAGTGCCGCCGAGGTCTGCAGATCGAGCGCCACGCGCATCAGCCCCATCAGCGGCATGAGCAGCCGCGCCTGCACGGTCGTGAACGCGACGACCGCACCGGCGGTGATGTCAGGGGCGCCGCCGGTGAGGAAGAAGCCCGCCACGAGGTAGATGATGGCAGGCACGCTCGACATCAGCACCTGCACGACGGCGAAGAAGCCCTGACCGCTCATCGCGCGCTTTACCTGCAGGCGCACCTGGTTGCGGTTCTCGTTCTGGTACCGCACCGACTCGGTGCGCTGCCGGTTGAACGACTTCGACAGCAGGATGCCCGAGACGCTGAGGGTCTCCTGCGTGATGCTCGTCAGCTCTGACAGCGACTCCTGCGTCTCTGCCGCGATCCGTGCGCGCACCTGACCGACGCGACGCTGGATCAGCACGAGCACCGGCATCATGATCACGGCGATGATCGTCAGACGCCAGTCGATGAGGATCATCGCGACCAGCGAGGCGATGACGGTGACCGTGTTGCCGAGGATGCTGGTGACGGTGTTGGTCAGCACTCCCGACACCCCGCCGACGTCGTTCTGCAGGCGCGACTGGATCACGCCGGTCTTGGTGCGGGTGAAGAAGCCCAGCTCCATGGCCTGAAGGTGCTCGAACAGCTTCACTCGCAGGTCGCCGGTGACGTGGTTGCCGACAGTGGAGGTGAGCCACGTCTGCACGACGCCGAGCACGGCCGACAGGAGGAACAGCCCGATCATGGCGCTCACGAGCGTGATCAGCAGCGGGATCTGCGGCCCACCGCCCTGCAGTGGGAACAGCGCATCGTCGAAGACGCGCTGCACGAGCAGCGGCGGGATGACGGCCAGCCCGGCGCTGATGACGACGAGCAGCGCGGTGAACACCAGGCGAGCGCGGTACGGCGCGAACAGCGCCACCACGCGCCGCCCGAGACCCGGCACCTTCGGGGCATCCGCATTCAGGCGCCGCTGCGCCTCGATGTCGACGCCGCGGAATCCGCCACCACCTCCGCCGCGCCCGCCACCCATGCTCATGTCCAAAGGCTAGTCCGCGATGGACGCCCCCGAGTCGAATGCGCCACCGGCACAAGAAATATCGACGGTGCGGGAATGCGCATGCCGGGGTCCGGGTTACGATTGACGGCTGATCTCTCGCATCCGCATCTCGGATTCGCGATTCCCATTCGAAAAACGACCTCTGAGGAGACCCATGTCTGCTGTCCACACCGGGTCATCCCCTGTGGTCCACGCACCCGG from Microbacterium sp. H1-D42 carries:
- a CDS encoding glycosyltransferase family 2 protein produces the protein MSARVTMIVPGRDIAAFAPAAIASLQAQSEQRWRAILIDDGSTDDTGAVFADAAAADRRFEVLHHHEARGLGAARNIGLERVDTPFVGFLDADDELTPHAIERWLRTLDESGSDFVAAAYVRSRLIDGVYRPGRVQPWVSDATNPRRLGMTLADHPAASANIVAWSKLSRTPLWDDLRFPENVAYEDQVVAQRMYTEARAFDVIPDVAVHWRLRADGTSITQGKSQLPVLHDYLAALLGGIDVLTAARQSEAVRTRIALIRAMDLPPLQRIAAQHPDPAYRAALEAFQTALRALPEYDAARPDSTLAAALAW
- a CDS encoding SDR family oxidoreductase, whose protein sequence is MNLDALFSLRGLTAVVTGGSSGIGRGIALALAGAGASVVIVARDRARVDATVAEIAAAGGLAAGIAGDLSTRDGIRAAADAAAEPFGEPDILVNSAGINLRPPFGEIDMDVWDTTMTVNLEAPFLLSQRFAPGMVERGFGRLIHVSSQQAHRAFVTSGVYGVSKGGLESLTRSQAEAWSANGVTANTLVPGFVLTPLNARLQQDTEKVRQLAERTMVGRNGVPEDFAGIAVFLAGRSSGYITGQSLFVDGGLSVH
- a CDS encoding ABC transporter ATP-binding protein → MGGGRGGGGGGFRGVDIEAQRRLNADAPKVPGLGRRVVALFAPYRARLVFTALLVVISAGLAVIPPLLVQRVFDDALFPLQGGGPQIPLLITLVSAMIGLFLLSAVLGVVQTWLTSTVGNHVTGDLRVKLFEHLQAMELGFFTRTKTGVIQSRLQNDVGGVSGVLTNTVTSILGNTVTVIASLVAMILIDWRLTIIAVIMMPVLVLIQRRVGQVRARIAAETQESLSELTSITQETLSVSGILLSKSFNRQRTESVRYQNENRNQVRLQVKRAMSGQGFFAVVQVLMSSVPAIIYLVAGFFLTGGAPDITAGAVVAFTTVQARLLMPLMGLMRVALDLQTSAALFARIFEYLDMVPQISDRPDAIDVAEAPGPRGRIAFEDVVFRYPDAAPDTRPTLDGVSFTADPGMHVAFVGPSGAGKTTILYLAPRLYEASAGTVRFSGADVRSLKQASIIDQIGIVSQETYLFHATIRENLRYAKPDATDADLERACRAANIHHVIAGFEQGYDTVVGERGYRLSGGEKQRIAIARVLLKDPPVLLLDEATSALDTVSERVVQDALDTAAQGRTTLSIAHRLSTVIAADMIHVVDAGRIVESGTHTELLAQGGLYSSLAAQQLAASRVIDDRES